The genomic window AGCTGGTCACCTTCCGGGGTGCTGGTCGGTACGAGCTGTCCCGGCGATGTAAAGTCTGGGCGAATGCCTCCCCTGGCTTTGGTATCACCGACTCCCGCATGCCACCACGCCTCCTTCTTGTAGTTTCTGTCCCCTTCAGAGGGATCATCCTCTTGGTCATCGTCTTCCCAGTCGCCGCCCTCGTCGCCGTCAGTCGGGACTTCAGGTATGTTGGTGCTTCCACCGAGCCATTTCGGACGGTCCTCCACATTGTCGTCGCTCTGCAAGTACACGAATCGACCCCATCTGTTCAGCTCGTTCATGGATCTAACGTTCGGGTGGTTATCGGTGGCTTGGAGTGGTGTGTAGTTGAGGTGAGGCGTGGTGTGGATCAAGTGGTCGGTCATGTCGCATGGCCAGAAGTTCTCACCCGAGTAGAGATGGATCAATGGTGCATGATCCAAGATGTACTGCGGGATTTCTACCACTTCCGCCTCGTCGTAGTCATCGGGCAATATCCGAGCATCTTCCTTGAAGCTGCTCAAGTCGATCTTGCCTGCGTCTTTACCGTCCAGCGGTGTTTGCTCCGTGCCTTTGCTTGTCCACCGCGACTTGTTCAAATGTGCCAATCCACATACGCCAAACCAATCGCATGTTTTTCGGTCTATCCATGATTGTGACGATGCAACCCATGTCTTTTCTTCGAGTCGCTCCGACCACGGAGTTATCTTGTCAAAAAGCACATTCTGGTATATCTGCGAAAAGGAAAAGAGACCAAAGAATgtaccagcagcagcaaatGCAGGTTTCCTACCCTTCATCTGATCGTCTGAATTGCTTGACGAACTACCAGAGTCAGCGACAGACGAGGGAACACGCCCGGATGTGTGTTCATTCGAGGGTTGGTCTGTGGAAATATCGATAGTAGGTAAGTCGTGTTTGTAGGGAGCGTCCAGCGCGGCGTCTGGTACGGCGATTGGGGTCGTAGACGTAGGTATGTCTATCGAAGGGTATGCAGGGATATCAACAGAAGACGTGGATGATGATGGTGGGAGCAGTGACGGCAAGCGCTCCCCGAGCGGCACTTGCACGCCACCATGCTGGAAGTACGGAATCATAGGCACTGTGTAGTTAGCATAGCTTCCTACAAATCAACAAGCAAGCCTAGCACTGGACGCTGGACGCCGAAGTTGCCGAAGCTGACAAAAGCGTGAAGACAAGGCTGTCAAACCCCGAGCGTCCATCGAGCCCGCTGCTGGTCGAGGAAGCGTGCGGAAGATCGACGTCAACCCAGCTCTACGACTGACAGTAAAAGCCCCACCATGACATGATCAAAGTGCAAGAAGGGCGAAACGGTGGGCAGTAGCGGAAGCAGCGGAGCCACAGGGATGACATGATCGTGGATCTGTGTACAGCAGGGCTGCCGGATATGCGCGGAATGCTACTTACTGATGAGCCTTGGCGTCCCTGTAATGACGCTCTCGTGAAGTGCTCGCTCAAAGTCCAGCCAGGTCAATGGATTGAATTGTTGTGGCAGCAGCAAATACAAGTGAGCAATGCGGTTCCAAGCAGAGCGCGTCGGCGGCAAGACGTCACAGAAGCTGGGGCTGGAGCTAGCAAGGGTCCAGTGCCTCGGGTGCGGCTCCCCAGACCAAGGCTTTGATGCATGAGCGCCGCGTGCTTGATTGCCCGCCGTGTGCTCGGCGTCAAGAAGTTGGGTCGAAGAACGTGCGTGATCAAGAGCGCACAAGGACTGCAGCCAGTCAGCAATGGAAAGCGTGGAGTATGTTAGGGCTGCAGAGATTCTGTCGTGTCTCAGATCCGGAGCTGCTTTGGTCTCACTGCACATGCTTTCGACTGCACCGTCTTTGTCTGCACGTGCATGCTCACACATACTGGATGACTATGGGACCTGCGAGACTGGAAATCAAAATTTTGTTGTGCTCCTAGTTCTGCCTCGTACAACAATGTAGACGCTATCACCGTTCAAACCTCAGAGCCTGACGGCTATCACAGAGGCGTCCAGCTCAAGCGCCGTCAATCTTCGCAATCCGAGTGGAGTTCGATCATCCATGGAGCGCGGACGAGACCTCAAAGAAGACAGCGTGATCCCCCCACCTAGATCCTCACAAACTTGGTGTGACTTCCCGTGGCAACGACAGGCCCCGGCTGGTCATCGACAACCTTCCAGATCGTGGCTGTGGTGAAGGCCAATGTGCCGCCGACCTTGTTGGCCTGGCCCTCGATCTCTATCCAGTCGCCATCCTTTGCAGAGCTCACGTAGGAAATGTGAATGTCCGTGGACACGCCAGCCTTGTCGCGCTTGTCCCAGGCTGCAATAGCAACGCCACCAACCCAGTCAATAAGCGTAGCAGACACTGACCCGTGAATGCCGCCGTGGGTGTTAACATGATTTTGGGTCAGCAAGAGCCGCGCGCGTACGACACCCTTCGAGGCATGAGTCAGCTTGATATCGTCAAGTAGAAACTGGTAGATGGGACTACGCGGCTTCCTGGCCTCCCAGAACTTCTGGACGTGGGCGAGAGTCTCGGGGTCGTTGGGTGCGGAGGCCATGGTGCTGGTGGAATGTTGGACAATTCGGTTGCAGTGTTGCAGAGGGATGGCAATTTTAGCAGCCGCAGATCAACTCACCAATCGGAGTAGGGTATCGCCGCCGCTCCGTTGGACAGCGGTGAAACGACCATTACCCCAGACGTCCCCGAGCAAACGAAGACGCCACTTGTGCTCTTCGCGCTGATAGACAGCTGTTCTTAGGCGTCGCTGGAACCCCTTGGATACATTTGAGCTCCATGCACGCGCTCATCCAGCCACCATGAGTGACTCCGTTGCAGCGAATGCGAACGCGCCCGGTATTGCCGCTGACGAGCCTCTTCACGAAATGGCCGACGGAGTGGCTAACGAAGTGGCCGACGACGTCATGCAAGACACAACCCCCCAGAAAGAGACAGACCAGGCACTGCCTTTCGACGTCAAGGCGCTCACAGACCGCGCCTTGCAGTTTTTGGCGACGGCCAGCAACGAGACGCTCGGAGCGTGTCTGGTGGGTCTTGGAGCCGGCACCTACCTAATCCTCGGCCGAGTTGGACTGGTCCTCATCGGCGTCGTTGGTGGAGTCGTTCTTCACGCGACCTGGGAGGGGCAGTCACAGACCGGCGAGAGCCCAGAGCAGAAGGGCAGGAGCAGCGAGAGTCGGAAACGAGAGCTGGGTGCACATGTCGCGCACAGGATCCTGGACTGGAGGGACAACAGGGCGCAAGAGAAGCAAGAAGGCGATACCGGCAGCTTAGACCTGAGTGTGAAGCTGTACTCTGGCAAGAAACTCGACTTTTCAGAGTTCAAGCCAGAGACGGCAGCAGCACTGACAGAGCTGACGGATGCTGTTATTCGGGACTATGTCAAGTATGTCCTCGGCGCACTATATAAAACCCCGTCTAATTCAGAACAGATGGTGGTATTCACCCATTCTGCCTGCCGAAGATGCTTTTCCCGACTCGTGCCGCCAAACTTTCACTGCCTTCCTCCTCTCTGTATCAGCACATCTGTCCCGCAAGCGACCTGCAGACAACTTTGTTGACTTCGCAACGCGCTCGTCGTCCTTCATGATCATCCTCTTACAAGAACTGTCGACCGCCATCATGGCATCCCCTGGCGACGCACCAACCGAGGCTGTCGACATATATCTCAAGATGAAGCGAGACAGCACACTCGCTAACATCCTCGATCCTGAATATCAAACACGGCAGTTCAGTGTCGCTGCCGAAGACATCCTTCAAAACTACCTGGAAGCGAAAACATACAACTGCATGGCAGCCAGGGTGTTTCTACATCAAATCCTCGCCAAGGTCGTCCTGGAGATGATCGTGGTGAGCTGCTCGAAACCTGACTTCATCAATGGCTGGATCGTGTACCTCCTCGAGGGCGGCGAGCCCGAGCTCATGAACGCCATCGATGCAGGCGTCGAGGAGTCATCTGGCCAACTGCAGAACGTCAAGAACAACATTGAGAAGACGACAGGAGAAACAATGTCGCCTGAACGTAAGGAGCACAGGCGCCGTGTCAGTAAAGCTCAGGATGCCATGGATGAGGCCATGCAAGAAGCAAAACGCTTGAGTCGGTTGATCGCAGAAGAAGATGCTAAGCGCCTGAGGAGTTTAGACGAATCGACTTCATCGTTGACTGATGATCAGTCAGCGAGCACAACACAAGGGATCGCGACCCCCACCTCGTCTCAGAGTGAGGCCACAGCCGAAGGCGAGGCGACAGACTTGGGCATTACCGGACTGCCGACACAGGCACCATCGCAGGTTGCACCAGCATCTCCACCGAGAGCTAGCGAAGAATCAAAAAAGGCCTTCACGAGCTTCGATCAGCTACTGGGCAACAACCCGCCGACTGCGCTTCTTGACGATGACGATCGACCACTTCAAGCAAGACCGCCTCCTCTCACTCTCTACAACAGCACCATGTCTATCTTCGATGACAGCATGGCCGGAGAGAAAGGCATCATAAGGAACAAACCTAATGTAGAGTACTTGATCCAGATCGAGCCTTCGTCCCATCACCACTCAGGATGGATGACTGCCCGCAAATACACCGAGTTTGAGACCCTACACGAAGTCATCCGGCGCATTGCAGCTATCACAGGGACGACTGGCTTCCTTGAAGCGCACGCTGAATTGCCAGTTTGGAAGGGTCATACCAAACCCTCCCTTCGTGGTGAGCTCGAGCGCTACTTGAACGATGCGGTCAAATTCAAGCCACTTGCCGAGAGTGAGGGCATGAAACGCTTCCTCGAGAAAGAGGTGGGAACCGGCAAGACACCAGGTGGCGGTTTCCCTGGCATCGGCTGGGCGGGTCAGACTTTCGATACCATGGGTAAAGGCATAGGATCCACGTTTGACGTGCTGAGCAAGGCGCCGAAGGAAGTCGCTGGAGGAGGCAAAGCACTTTTTGGCGGTGTCACGGGCGTTCTGGGAAGCGTTGCGCCATTTGGAGCAAAGAAGAACCGCGAGTCAATGACAAATGGAACGACCACCAACACACCGagcgccagcagcagcaccgcAAACCTATCCCGTACCTCCACAAACACGACGGAACCTTCAAAGACTCGCCACAGCCGCGCTGAATCTGTTGTTGCCGAGCTTCCAACACACATCCGTTCGGAAAGCACGATGTCACTTGCTTCCAAACGTACATCGATGGAATCAATACGCAACACGAACTCGCCGGTTATTGATCAACAACCGCAGCGCGAAGCCCAGATGGAGCGCCGGCCATCGTACAACCCGGATGATGACGGTAAGCGTTCTGGACGTTCCTCGAGATATGGTTCAAGGGCGAACAGCCGTGCTCCAAGCCCGAGGAGGAGCATGGATCTCAGCCCTCTCCTTGGTGGCGACCAGATCCTCAACCTTCCACCTATGCCCAGTGAGATCACAGATGACTACAACACTGCGCCCTCCCGCCCCTCTCTGGATCCCTCCCACGCCCGTAATGCCTCCCGAACATCTTTAAACTCAATGACAACATCCGCAAACAACGACTCCATACCTCCTGTCCCTCCCTTGCCACGCCGCCCATCAGCAGCCTCGGTCACAGcttccaccaccacctcacCCTCTAAGCCCCCCCAAAAACCAAAGTCACACACGCCACTCTCCGAACCCGAAACCACCGTTCTAATCGAGCTCTTCTTCGCCGTAATCAATGAACTCTACACCCTCTCCTCCGCCTGGACACTCCGCCGCACCCTCCTCAATGCCGCGAAGACCTTCCTTCTGCGCCCGGGAAACCCGCAGTTAGCATCCATCACCACGCTCTTCCAAACGACGCTGGACTCCAGCACCTCGGACGAAGGGCTCGCGCACCAGCTGCGCAAGATGCGCGAGAGTGCCCTGCCGACCGAGAAAGAGCTGGCAGCGTGGCCGGCAGAAGCGAGCGCCGAGGACAAGGAGAAGCTGAGACTGAAGGCGCGAAAGCTGTTGGTTGAGCGAGGGATGCCCAGTGCGCTTACCAGTGTCATGGGCCAGGCTGCTAGCGGAGAGGCGCTGGGCAAGGTGTTTGATTGTCTGCAGGAGCCGCGGGTTGCGAGGGGTGTTATGTTTGGGCTGGTATTGCAGGGGCTGAGGGCTGTTACGCAGTGATGAACTTGTTTTGTTATGTGCTGAATGGTTGTACGATACGAATTCACATTCACGACCCTTGTATGTCAATTTTCTCACGCTGAATGTGTTTGGTGTTGCGTTTTATCGACTAGGTACTGTTGGTGTTATTTATGCAATGCGGTGGTGACCTTGTTCAAAGAAGGTCCAATGATAGACAATACATAGCTACGTCAATCGCGATCCCATCCCACGCTACATAGAGTCCACCAGTGATACGTAATGGTACAAGGGTGTATCGAATTGCAACCTTTAATATGATCAGGATGTGAGCTTGCTAGTAAAAAAAACACCTCTACGGCTGGGCTTCTTGTGTGAGCTCCATTAGAGAGCTTCATAACAACGCAAAGGCAAAAAACATCTCCGCTCCCAGAATCGAACTAGGGACCTTTCGATAACAATGTTGCTATTACAGTCGAACGTGATAAACCAACTACACCAAGCGGAGTTATACAGCTGAGAGCTGTGCTTGTGTCTGATTTGACTGACGGTGAAGAAGGAAAAAAGAAAatctaagtatataataaAAATTTGCTCAGGGGCTCAAGTCATGAAATTTGCGGACAGCTCCATGGAACAGCATCTTATTTGAATAGCCTTGGCGTCTCCCTGCAACCCGCCTTTTGTAACCTCCAATCAGTCACACTCACCTGACCACCCTCAACCATCTACACAATGACGGATCCGATTGACGACGAGTGGGAGTATGAGTACGACGAGGTCGAAACAGAGGACTTCTACATTCCAATCGACCTATCCAACGTGCCAAAAGGGCAGAAACTCGTCGACAGCGAGCGGCGGACCGGCCATCCTACACTGTTGAAGAGCAGATTGCGCGCGCTCAACGCGCAGCGCggtcagcagcagcaagatgCGTCAACAGGCGAAGCCTCGAGCGAGCAGGAGCCGGCAACTTTGGGCGAAGCCCAGATTATTGGCCTGCACACGCCAAATCCCCTTGTCATGTATAATGGCCAATTATTGAGCTGCCAGTGGGCTTCGACAATCGGGACTGATATGTTCTTTGCGAAGCCGAGCGCTGATGCAAGCTCTGAGGAGAAGCCGCTTCGTTCGCTGCCGAATGTCGATCTGCTGGCGATTAGCTCTGCGAAACTTGTTGCCAAAGTTGGACGCTTGCGACCTCGAGATGATCTCTTTGATGGGGTTGGCGAGGAAGACGGcgtggctgctgctgcggcgcCAACTGAGGTGAATAATGGGGAAGCGCAGGATTCTGCTCAGGTCTCAGAACCAGCGCCAACGAGCTTTCTGGCAAGAATTAATCAGGTTAAAGCAAAAAGAGGAGACTCGACGCGTCTTGCTGTTTCACAGTCTGGAAATGGTCTTCGCTTGGTATCTAAGGCTGCTTCTGATGCTGCTCAAGATACCACTGGGCAAGGAACTGAAGATGTCGAGATGGGTGGCACCTGAGCTATCGGATGGATTACTTGACCGGATTCAAGAGTTGTGGTcgtcgaagaagaagactTGAAGGCTCTCGAGCGATACACATACTGTTTGACCTGGCTACCGCATAGCTCGACGAGCAGCAACTACCTTTCAACGCACCATGGCGCCTACCTCTCCTCGCTGGAACCCTGGACCCCTTGAAGGAAACCTTGGCCGCTGGCTTCATCTTTCCCCTTCACCTCGATCGACTACATTCCTACCCTCCCCCTGCACCTGCATCGCTGATGCAGCCCTAAGCACGCTCGCCATGCTACCCTCTTCGCGCTACTCCCGCCGCCCACGACGAGATAGACTCAGTATTGACATTCTCCCTGAACAATCGCTGGATTTCGAGCCTCGATCCCCACACCTACATTGGCTCTTCGGCGAGAGCAGCGCGATTGACATCAACTCACGCTTAGTAGAAGACACATCCCCAGAAGCGATGGAGGACGAGCCTGGCCACAGCAGATCATATGCCGCGATTATGAGAGAAGTGGCAGCGTGGCTTGAGCTGGACGAGCACGATGAATTTTCGGCGTCGAGACGGGAGCATGCTGAGAGTGTTAGTTTACCCATTCACATGCCATGTCGAGCATTGGCTGACGAGATGAGTAGATTCTCCCTGCAGCCAGTCAACTCTTCGCGCGGCTCAAAGACTCGGACAACCCACCACCCCACTCCCCCAACAGCGACGACGGATTCGACACTCTCATCCAGGCCATCGCACTGCAGTTACTAGCGTCCTGCTACACTTTCCTCCCGGCATCAAGCGCCAGCCAGCTCCCACTACTCCAGCAGAAAACTGACAAAACGCTCGTAACCGCTCTACAAGCACACTCAGCACACCGACTCTCCCCAGCCGCGGGACACCACGCCCGCGCCCCGTCCGAGACGTCCGCGTGGCCGGGCTTGTACACAGGTCCGGGTCCAGAAGAGACGCTAGCAGAGACGACCAGCCGACGACGGTGCTCTGCGAAAAGCTCGACAAAAGCGCAGTAGTGACTATGTCCCTCGGTTTGCAGGGTGGATGGGTGATGCACATCGAGAGTGTTGCATAGAGCGACGCGGTAGCTCGTTATTTGAGACTGGCCTCTTAAGCAACACCGTGGACGTGGAATGACGGCTTTGAATAAAACACATTGACAGGCTTGAAGACTACTACTATGTCTCAACACGACCAATGCATGTCTTTTCACGATATGAGAGGACGGGATATGACGATCGCTGGTGAACGAGGAGTGTCTAAAGCAACGCGAAGGGCCGAGAGGTGGTGCTATCTGGTAGGGGTGGTGGCGGGTAGGCGGCATAGTTCTCCCCTCTGACTGCTGAAAATTGCAGACGGCACCTACTTCCTCATCTTGTGAATCCGTCTTTTTAAATGCGAGGGGTGCAGTGGACTGGATTAGACCAGACTGTCAAGTGGCAAACACGCATGTAGGAAACGAAAAGCGAGTCCGAAATTGGTAGTTAGACATGAGTGGAAAGCTACGTACAATCGCTGGCGTGAtgcgcttcttcttcttctgttgctctttctctttctctttctctttctcctctgctgctgctgcggcgcCTACTCCTACTCCTACGCTTACTTTGATGAGGTAATTATACACAATATGGCACGCTCGTCCGACCTCTACACTCCATCTACTGCTTAGCCCGCTTCTCCTTGTCGCTCGTTGTCTGGCTGACGTTGAGGCCGAGGCCGTTGGAGTCGAGGTAGACCTTGTTTGCGCTCTTCTCGAGGATCTGGGCAATGTTCTTTGCATTCTCAAACTCGCGCAGGTCGACGTAGGTGCGGCTCTTCTTGATGGCGTCGCCGATCAGCTCGGCGGAGCGGGCTTCTCCCTGGGCGCGCACGACTGTGGCTTGCTTCTCCTGGCGCGCTTTGTCGACGACGAAGGCGGCGCGCTGTGCTTCTTGTTGGGCGACTTGCTTGGCTTCAACGGCGGCGGTGAATTCGGGCGAGAAGGCGAGGTGCTGGGTGAGTGTTAGTGGAGAGAGACAAGAGTGATACGGGGAAGAGGGCGTACTGTGAGGGAGACGTCGTCGAGCATGATGTTGAACCTTGCAGCTCTTCGGACCAGGTTGTCGCGGACCAGCCTTGAGACGTTCTCACGCTGGGTGATGAGCTGCGAGGCGTTGAACTGGGCGACGACGCTCTTCAGGACTTCGTTGACAATGGAGGGCAGCACGCGCTCGTCGTAGTCTGTGCCCAGGGTGCGGTAGATCTGCGGCAGCGCCTCGACCCGCGGCCTGCTGAGGACTCTGCAGGTGATGTTGACCATCTGCAGGTCCTTTGTGCCCGTCAACGAGGCCACATTCCTCGGCTTTGCGCGCACGTCGTAGGTGATGGGCGTCTCGAACCACGGCATGTTGAAGTGGGTGCCTTCGTTGTAGATTTCCTTCTGCACGCCGCCCAGTCGTGTGTACTTGATGGCGCGGTGCCCTCCATCGACGTTGAAGAGGGCGTTGTTGGCGAGCCAGAGACCGCCGCCGAGCAGGACGAGGCCTGCGATGCCGCCTGCTGTGCCCTTGGGAGCGCCGCCGCCGGAGCCGCCTAGACGCGAGGTGCGGCGGGTGAGCTCATTCTGGATGCGCTGCCACGCTTCCTTTGGGTCGGGTGCAGCCATTGTGGGGGTGGAGATGTGCGGTTGGGAGGCGTCGAGGTGgtcgaggtggtggtggcagAAGGCGATGTCTGATGGAGGCGTCGATAATGATGCGCTCATTACTGTCACGTGCCTTGGCTCGCTACAAACATATACACTGATTCACTCGTACACTCCACATTATTCACCCGGATGACAATTAGCAGTAAGATACAACATGGCGAGCGAATCTCCGAACCGAAGACTAGACTTAAATTAGTCTTCCGTTACCTTTGCGCGTGGTTTGCTAACAGATAGTAAAGTAAGTCTGCAATCTGGTAGTAAAAGAATCAAGTTATATCTTAGTAGGGTTCTCGAGCTTCGTCTCTTTATTATTCCTACACCAGAAAAACCTCTATTTCTAGAGCTGAAGTAATCAAGTTGTTTCTCCATTCGTGCATCTGGAGAGCAACATGGCGGACACAACACACATCCAGAATGAGCCAGACGATTTCAAATCACTCATTCCTGAAGTCTACCTGCAACCAAGCGCAGTGAAATTGGAGAATTTACCAGAAGCGCAAGCTTCGCGGCCTCTGCAAGCACCAGAGACTTCCCAGCAGCAGAGTGATTCCCAGGACGAAGGCGATTCGCTGAGAGCACGAGCAGAAGCCGCTGAAGAGCGTACAAGCACAGCTGAGGACAAAGTCCAGAGACTCAAGGCTGCTTATTACTCTTCTCTGAGCCAGTGCAGTCGAGCACTCCCCATCCGCAACGCTCTCCTCCGCCAAACAATTGAGCGAGTCCTTAGAAAGGCACGCTTGAAAAAGAGAATCCTCCAGATGGTAGATGACTTATCCAATGAGTTGGTCGACTGTCAAGAGCACGCATTTGCTGCAAGATTCTTAACGGCTACTGGTAAAGATGAGGCTCATTTCGTGCATCCTGCGTTCTGGAAGAACGTTGCGGTTTGCCAGAGTGCATCGGCCAGCCCGGACTGTGAAAGGTCCGCAGTCATCTCTCTTGGCGCACTGTAGACCCACTGGTGATATCTCTAACGTTCTATGA from Ascochyta rabiei chromosome 2, complete sequence includes these protein-coding regions:
- a CDS encoding Vacuolar protein sorting-associated protein 62 yields the protein MIPYFQHGGVQVPLGERLPSLLPPSSSTSSVDIPAYPSIDIPTSTTPIAVPDAALDAPYKHDLPTIDISTDQPSNEHTSGRVPSSVADSGSSSSNSDDQMKGRKPAFAAAGTFFGLFSFSQIYQNVLFDKITPWSERLEEKTWVASSQSWIDRKTCDWFGVCGLAHLNKSRWTSKGTEQTPLDGKDAGKIDLSSFKEDARILPDDYDEAEVVEIPQYILDHAPLIHLYSGENFWPCDMTDHLIHTTPHLNYTPLQATDNHPNVRSMNELNRWGRFVYLQSDDNVEDRPKWLGGSTNIPEVPTDGDEGGDWEDDDQEDDPSEGDRNYKKEAWWHAGVGDTKARGGIRPDFTSPGQLVPTSTPEGDQLVEPEEGVWRPELMKDRRRFEGKKVVGGRSDAPAVLVVVPKGDGVVDAFWFFFYSYNLGNTVFNVRFGNHVGDWEHTTVRFHNGVPKAVFFSEHAFGEAYTWDAVEKMGKRPVGFSATGTHAMYGTAGVHPYVLPGGILHDVTDRGPLWDPTMNMYSYTYDYQRDHLATSNLTPRAPIGFFYFAGHWGDKFYPLSDPRQYRFLGQYHYVNGPLGPRFKNLGRQQICQGNGDCLLKDTLDGKRQRKMRRYPRVGEGEQMTEDDARRVFGPEYDSAS
- a CDS encoding Prohibitin-2, subunit of the prohibitin complex (Phb1p-Phb2p); translated protein: MSASLSTPPSDIAFCHHHLDHLDASQPHISTPTMAAPDPKEAWQRIQNELTRRTSRLGGSGGGAPKGTAGGIAGLVLLGGGLWLANNALFNVDGGHRAIKYTRLGGVQKEIYNEGTHFNMPWFETPITYDVRAKPRNVASLTGTKDLQMVNITCRVLSRPRVEALPQIYRTLGTDYDERVLPSIVNEVLKSVVAQFNASQLITQRENVSRLVRDNLVRRAARFNIMLDDVSLTHLAFSPEFTAAVEAKQVAQQEAQRAAFVVDKARQEKQATVVRAQGEARSAELIGDAIKKSRTYVDLREFENAKNIAQILEKSANKVYLDSNGLGLNVSQTTSDKEKRAKQ